One Rhodothermales bacterium genomic window, ACGGCAATGGTCATTCGATCTCCGTGGATGGCAGCGTTTGGCGGCATCGTCGCTGCTGCGCTGTTGTCGTGGGCCAGCGGCATCCTTGTCAACCTGAACAAGTTCTACGACTTCCGCTTGAGCCTGGAAGGCAACCGGCTCCACAAGAAACATGGCCTGCTGACTATCGCCGAGGGAACGATCCCCCTCAAGAAGATCCAGACGCTGATCTATCGGACAAATCCGTTGATGAGCCGTTTTGGCTGGCGAGCTCTGGAACTGCAAACTATGGGACTTAATGTCCGCGAGCATGGGCACCAGGTAGCTGTCCCGTTCGCAAAAGCCGCTGAGATCCGACCGATTGAAAAGCTGATCTTCCCGGTGGTGTGGCCCGAGAGGCTGCTGCCGGTGTCCCGACTCACGATCCGACGAATGTCGATACGATACGGCTTCGTGCTGGCGGCGATTGCGACGACCGTCTCGTTCTGGTGGCAGCCGGCGGTCTGGGCGTTCACGCTAATTCCGCTGATCATCGCGTGGGCCTATCTCCAGTACAGGCATCACGGCTATGCCGCGTCCGATCATGCCCTCGTGATTCGGCGCGGTTTCATCCGGCGAATGATGTGGTACATCCCGATCGAGAAATTCCACGTTTTCTACGTGACCCAATCCATCTTCCAGCGACGCCTTAATCTGAAGACGTTCTATGTGGATACCGCCGGCGCATCGGCCATGCACTTCCCGATGATTGTAGATCTGCCAGCCGACCAGGCCGACCTGCTGCTCCGGCAGCTGTTCGAGGTCTACCAGAAGTCTGGTCATGCCGATGATTCCGCTATTCAGCCGCCGGTACCGACTGACGGACGCAACACAATCCCAGATACAGAACGACCGGGACCGTCTTCCTCATTGCCGGACCCTGGAGATCGAGAGCAGTCCAACTGACCGATGCGGTCCAGGCGGCCGGACCTACCCACTTCAGCCACCACGGGAATCGGCCCGCGACCCACAGGAAGATCTTCTGCGCCGCCTGCTCGCCCAGGAACTTCGCAATCGTCGCGAGCACGACGCGCTTGATCAGGCCTTCGACAATCACGGCGCTGAACGCCTCGATCATGACCGGCAGCGCGAACACACCGGCGGAGCGCATCAGAAACGCCGTGGCCTTCTCCTTCTCCACTCCTAGATCCTCGAGCATTCGTTGCTGCTCGTCGGCCGAAAGATCGGCAAACTGACTTGTCGCATACTGATGCACCAGGTCAATCGTGACCTCCCGATCCGTACCGAGCCGGTCGGGTCGCACCTTCAGCGTATGGGCGACGTCGCGAAGGATCTCCCGAAAACTCACGCCGGGTTCGCGACCTGTGACGTACCGCATCACGTAGGCGAT contains:
- a CDS encoding PH domain-containing protein translates to METDVPGVDVKRLHPMTLIQRVILSLPGFVILLLPVVRSPSTTSWFNLGFAVLYGLITLPLIFLQYQRFRYWITPKELVIHSGVLTRRRRNIPVDRIQNIEIERKLLPRLLGTARVKVVTAGSDSAEGVLEYVSVPEANRIREAIRILQLHVQGDDPGETTVLDSSVAPAVATPDVQPLIRLTLERVLLSGVFRFSLLYIAIIFSALQLFEPDPEVLADFLTRGRFGEWTAMVIRSPWMAAFGGIVAAALLSWASGILVNLNKFYDFRLSLEGNRLHKKHGLLTIAEGTIPLKKIQTLIYRTNPLMSRFGWRALELQTMGLNVREHGHQVAVPFAKAAEIRPIEKLIFPVVWPERLLPVSRLTIRRMSIRYGFVLAAIATTVSFWWQPAVWAFTLIPLIIAWAYLQYRHHGYAASDHALVIRRGFIRRMMWYIPIEKFHVFYVTQSIFQRRLNLKTFYVDTAGASAMHFPMIVDLPADQADLLLRQLFEVYQKSGHADDSAIQPPVPTDGRNTIPDTERPGPSSSLPDPGDREQSN